A genomic region of Fusarium falciforme chromosome 4, complete sequence contains the following coding sequences:
- a CDS encoding Zf-LYAR domain-containing protein → MVSFSCEACGDVLTKKKLDPHRNRCRGATFTCIDCMVHFPGVQYRSHTSCMTEDQKYQGALYKDNKNKNKKQKHSHPNYNPPTTPQQNQTQVQSLSQAIVNTNDNNNDDDEDAIMAHHAYVEDLPEDRDYEWAEYEEEDDSSDDEFAGGPPPEAPTPPSAAPEPHVDVFEFLVGTGQTPNASNMNLAACHGLADAEPSTSLVRYEPKTEGYPYMEEDDDDDDEDEDEDDEDDEPVAKFANAPPPEPQFVTPAPKTERRKSRSSTEKKDKKRKRLHVEVPNDQVMTDAPPVLHSGLTGGLSRMMRPVFPPSPDYSGGDAPEVSPASPLKKSKHSKKHAAGHSLFGMIAGATKPKSKSKSKTKSSKTKSSKTKKTSSSKKHSHKEKKPQLIEYRPQSKDGKTEPGNNQVILFKPRADVFLSFVDKGPESEKGLSMNKVLKRFHREREATGSELGKGKEEKELWRSLRLRQNERGEIVLFSIE, encoded by the exons GCGTGCGGTGACGTCCTCACCAAGAAGAAACTCGACCCTCATCGAAACCGCTGCCGCGGCGCCACCTTTACCTGCATTGATTGCATGGTACACTTCCCCGGCGTCCAGTACCGATCTCATACC AGCTGCATGACCGAGGACCAAAAGTATCAAGGCGCCCTCTACAAGgacaacaagaacaagaacaagaagcagAAACACAGCCACCCCAACTACAACCCTCCCACCACTCCCCAGCAGAACCAGACTCAGGTCCAGTCTCTGTCCCAAGCTAttgtcaacaccaacgacaataacaacgacgacgacgaagacgctATTATGGCCCACCACGCCTATGTCGAAGACCTCCCTGAAGACCGCGACTACGAATGGGCCGAgtacgaggaggaagatgacagcagcgacgacgagtttGCCGGCGGCCCCCCACCAGAGGCCCCGACTCCTCCTTCAGCTGCCCCTGAACCTCATGTCGACGTATTCGAGTTCCTCGTTGGAACGGGACAGACGCCCAATGCCTCCAACATGAACCTCGCAGCCTGCCACGGACTGGCTGACGCTGAGCCAAGCACTTCACTGGTGCGATACGAACCCAAGACGGAGGGCTACCCTTATAtggaggaagacgatgacgacgatgacgaagatgaggacgaggatgatgaggacgatgagcCTGTGGCCAAGTTCGCCAATGCTCCTCCGCCTGAGCCTCAGTTTGTCACACCAGCTCCGAAGACGGAGAGACGCAAGAGCCGAAGCAGcaccgagaagaaggacaagaagcgcaagcgaTTACACGTTGAGGTCCCCAACGACCAGGTCATGACTGATGCGCCCCCTGTGCTGCACTCGGGACTGACTGGTGGTCTGAGCCGTATGATGCGCCCCGTCTTCCCCCCATCTCCCGATTACTCTGGTGGTGACGCCCCTGAAGTCTCCCCTGCGAGCCCCTTGAAGAAGTCGAAGCACTCGAAGAAGCACGCCGCTGGTCACAGCCTGTTTGGCATGATTGCGGGCGccaccaagcccaagtctAAGAGCAAGTCCAAGACCAAGTCGTCAAAGACCAAGTCATCCAAGACTAAGAAGACATCTTCGTCAAAGAAGCACTCtcacaaggagaagaagcctcaGCTGATCGAATACCGACCTCAaagcaaggacggcaagaccGAGCCTGGCAACAACCAGGTGATCCTCTTCAAGCCTCGTGCCGACGTCTTCCTCAGCTTCGTGGATAAGGGACCCGAAAGCGAGAAGGGCCTGAGCATGAACAAGGTCTTGAAGCGCTTCCACCGGGAGCGTGAAGCTACGGGCAGCGAGCTTGGCAAAggcaaggaagagaaggaactCTGGCGGTCGCTACGTCTTCGCCAGAACGAACGAGGCGAGATCGTCTTGTTCTCTATTGAGTGA